The following coding sequences lie in one Mycobacterium gordonae genomic window:
- a CDS encoding ABC transporter permease — MALRAVYPRLTRQLQRPVGSLGRIGDHTLFYGKALGGIPFAVTRYGREIIRLIAEISMGAGTLAMIGGTLVIVGFLTLAAGGTLAVQGYSSLGNIGIEALTGFLAAFINVRIAAPIVAGIGLAATFGAGVTAQLGAMRINEEIDALESMAIRPVSYLVSTRIVAGMLAITPLYSIAVSLSFLASQFTTVILFGQSGGLYQHYFTTFLNPIDLLWSFLQAVLMAITILLIHTYYGFFASGGPAGVGVATGNAVRTSLIVVVSVTLLISLSIYGSNGNFNLSG; from the coding sequence GTGGCGCTGAGAGCCGTCTATCCGCGTCTGACGCGGCAACTCCAGCGACCGGTCGGCAGTCTGGGCCGAATCGGCGATCACACGCTGTTCTACGGCAAGGCGCTTGGCGGGATCCCCTTCGCGGTGACCCGATACGGGCGCGAGATCATTCGTCTGATCGCTGAAATAAGCATGGGTGCGGGCACGTTGGCGATGATCGGCGGCACGCTGGTGATCGTCGGCTTCCTCACCCTGGCCGCCGGCGGCACGCTGGCGGTCCAGGGGTACAGCTCGCTGGGCAACATCGGCATCGAGGCTCTGACCGGGTTCCTCGCGGCGTTCATCAACGTCCGCATCGCGGCGCCGATTGTGGCGGGTATCGGCTTGGCGGCCACCTTCGGCGCCGGAGTGACGGCCCAGCTGGGCGCCATGCGCATCAACGAGGAGATCGACGCGCTGGAATCAATGGCGATCCGGCCGGTTTCGTATCTGGTCAGCACCCGCATCGTCGCCGGGATGCTGGCCATCACGCCGCTGTACAGCATCGCGGTCAGCCTGTCGTTTCTGGCCAGCCAGTTCACCACGGTGATCCTGTTCGGCCAGTCGGGCGGCTTATATCAGCACTACTTCACGACCTTCCTCAACCCTATCGACTTGTTGTGGTCGTTCCTGCAGGCCGTGTTGATGGCGATCACCATTCTCCTGATCCACACGTACTACGGCTTTTTCGCGTCGGGCGGGCCAGCTGGTGTCGGCGTCGCCACCGGCAACGCGGTGCGGACCTCGCTGATCGTGGTGGTCTCGGTGACCTTGCTGATCTCGCTGTCCATCTACGGTTCCAACGGCAACTTCAACCTGTCGGGCTAG
- a CDS encoding MCE family protein: MTATMRRLRLILGIGLCVMLTSTGCAFSGLNSLPLPGAVGRGPGSTSYHVEIANVGTLEANSPVMINDVIVGSIRRLSVRGWHADVEVSVRPHVVIPANAVASVGQTSLLGSMHLQLNTPLGQAPTGRLQPGATIPLNRSSTYPSTEQTLSSLSVVLNAGGLGQIGDIINNFNAALSGRAGDVRDLLHRLDRFVGTFDAQRDNIVASVQALNRLSGTLAGQRDVITQALNKIPPALDVLNRERPRLTTALNKLGTFSNTATRLVNDAGDDLVNNLKNLEPTISALADVGPDLDAALAYAPTFPFTQGFIDRYVRGDYVNGYFIIDLTNAALRRSILRGTHWERLGAESVPAAGEPEYLQFRYGAPGAPGSYLPGPPPAAPGPPQAAPGPPPSTAPATDQSATLPNGLPPAVAPAGGSG; this comes from the coding sequence ATGACAGCCACGATGCGGCGCCTACGCCTGATACTGGGCATCGGTCTGTGCGTCATGCTCACCTCGACCGGCTGCGCGTTCAGCGGCCTGAACTCCCTGCCACTGCCGGGGGCGGTAGGGCGCGGCCCCGGCTCGACCAGCTATCACGTCGAAATCGCCAATGTCGGAACGCTGGAAGCCAATTCGCCGGTGATGATCAACGATGTCATCGTCGGCAGCATCCGGAGATTATCCGTGCGGGGCTGGCACGCCGATGTCGAGGTATCCGTGCGGCCTCATGTGGTGATTCCGGCCAACGCGGTGGCCAGCGTCGGCCAGACCAGTTTGCTGGGATCGATGCACCTGCAACTGAATACGCCGCTGGGCCAGGCCCCGACCGGCCGCCTGCAACCGGGCGCCACCATCCCGCTCAACCGGTCGTCGACGTATCCGTCGACCGAGCAGACGCTGTCCTCGCTGTCGGTAGTCCTCAACGCCGGCGGGCTAGGCCAGATCGGGGACATCATCAACAACTTCAACGCCGCCCTGTCCGGCCGCGCGGGCGACGTTCGCGATCTGCTGCACCGTCTGGACCGGTTCGTCGGCACCTTTGACGCTCAGCGCGACAACATCGTCGCGTCGGTCCAGGCGCTGAACCGGCTTTCCGGCACACTGGCCGGACAGCGCGACGTGATCACCCAGGCGCTGAACAAGATTCCGCCGGCGCTCGACGTGCTCAACAGAGAGCGTCCCCGCCTCACCACCGCGCTTAACAAGCTCGGAACGTTCAGCAACACGGCAACCCGACTGGTCAATGACGCGGGCGACGACCTGGTGAACAACCTCAAGAACCTCGAGCCCACGATCAGCGCGCTGGCCGACGTGGGGCCAGATCTCGATGCGGCCCTTGCCTACGCGCCGACGTTCCCGTTCACCCAGGGCTTCATCGACCGCTACGTCCGGGGCGACTATGTCAACGGGTACTTCATCATCGACCTGACCAACGCGGCGTTGCGCAGGAGCATCCTGCGCGGCACCCACTGGGAACGGCTGGGGGCCGAGAGCGTCCCGGCGGCCGGCGAACCCGAGTACCTGCAGTTCCGGTACGGTGCGCCCGGTGCTCCCGGCTCGTACCTTCCCGGTCCGCCGCCGGCGGCTCCTGGACCGCCCCAGGCCGCGCCCGGACCGCCGCCCTCGACGGCGCCGGCGACCGATCAGAGCGCAACGCTGCCAAACGGGTTGCCGCCCGCTGTCGCGCCGGCGGGGGGGAGTGGTTAG
- a CDS encoding MlaE family ABC transporter permease, which yields MASKGAERWTPGIVLGRGSKPMEAVGALFAMSADAIKFAFRRPVQWREFLEQSWFVARVALAPTLLVAIPFTVLVSFTLNILLRELGAADLSGAGAAFGAVTQVGPLVTVLIVAGAGATAMCADLGSRTIREEIDAMEVLGINPIQRLVTPRMLASGLVALLLNSLVVIIGILGGYIFSVFVQDVNPGAFAAGITLLTGVPEVIISCVKAALFGLIAGLVACYRGLTITGGGAKAVGNAVNETVVYAFMSLFVVNVVVTAIGIRMSAK from the coding sequence ATGGCCAGTAAGGGAGCGGAGCGCTGGACCCCGGGCATCGTGCTGGGTCGTGGTTCCAAACCCATGGAAGCCGTGGGAGCGCTGTTCGCGATGTCGGCCGATGCCATCAAGTTCGCGTTCCGCCGGCCCGTCCAGTGGCGTGAGTTCCTGGAGCAGTCGTGGTTCGTCGCCCGCGTCGCGCTCGCGCCAACGTTGTTGGTGGCCATCCCGTTCACCGTTTTGGTTAGCTTCACGCTGAACATCCTGTTGCGGGAACTCGGCGCCGCGGACCTCTCTGGTGCAGGTGCCGCGTTCGGTGCGGTCACGCAGGTCGGACCTCTAGTGACGGTGCTGATCGTGGCCGGTGCCGGGGCCACGGCAATGTGCGCCGACCTGGGATCGCGAACGATCCGCGAAGAGATCGACGCGATGGAGGTCTTGGGCATCAACCCGATTCAGCGGTTGGTGACGCCTCGCATGCTGGCTTCCGGACTGGTGGCGCTGCTGCTCAACAGCCTGGTCGTGATCATCGGGATTCTCGGCGGCTACATCTTTTCGGTGTTCGTCCAGGACGTGAACCCCGGTGCGTTCGCCGCGGGTATCACCTTATTGACCGGCGTGCCCGAGGTGATCATTTCCTGTGTCAAGGCAGCGCTTTTCGGCCTGATCGCCGGGCTGGTGGCCTGTTACCGGGGGTTGACGATCACCGGCGGCGGGGCGAAGGCGGTCGGCAACGCCGTCAACGAGACGGTCGTGTACGCGTTCATGTCGCTGTTCGTGGTCAATGTGGTTGTGACCGCAATCGGCATCCGGATGTCGGCGAAGTAG
- a CDS encoding MCE family protein, which translates to MLKYRGARLIRAGFIGVVLIVLVIAVGLSPDQLLQRATTVRYQAVFADAGGLVTGNDVTVSGIKVGSVSGMSLQGGDVLVTFTVKGAVQLGSASTAHIRTGSLLGQRVLTVESTGSGNMRPMAVIPLSRTSSPYSLSEAVGDLATDIAGTNTNTLNQSLDTLSNTLNQIAPQLGPTFDGVTRLSSTLNERNQTLSQLLKGAADVTHILSERSNQLNTLILNADDLLSTLVERRQAIVRLLASTSAVAKQLSGLVHDNEAKLAPTLTKLNSVTAMLEDNRDNLAKAIPGLAKFELTQGETVSSGFYYNPFIPNIFTLQFFQWLFDYAFGFRAYGAPGQPPDNAGPRALLPFPFNQNPGGSR; encoded by the coding sequence ATGCTTAAGTACCGCGGAGCGCGCCTCATTCGCGCCGGATTCATCGGCGTCGTGTTGATAGTGCTGGTCATTGCCGTCGGGCTGTCACCCGACCAATTGCTGCAGCGCGCCACCACCGTCCGCTACCAGGCGGTGTTCGCCGATGCCGGAGGCCTGGTGACCGGCAATGACGTGACGGTCTCGGGGATCAAGGTCGGCAGCGTGTCGGGCATGTCGCTGCAGGGCGGGGACGTGCTGGTGACGTTCACCGTCAAAGGGGCGGTGCAACTCGGGTCGGCCAGCACCGCGCACATCCGCACCGGGTCGCTACTGGGCCAGCGGGTGTTGACCGTCGAGTCGACCGGCAGCGGTAACATGCGTCCGATGGCGGTCATCCCGCTGTCGCGAACCTCCTCGCCCTACTCGCTGTCCGAGGCCGTCGGTGATTTGGCGACCGACATCGCCGGGACCAACACCAACACCCTCAACCAGTCCCTGGACACGCTATCGAACACGCTGAATCAGATTGCGCCGCAACTGGGTCCGACGTTCGACGGGGTGACCCGGCTTTCGTCGACCCTCAACGAACGCAATCAGACCCTGAGTCAGTTGCTCAAGGGCGCAGCCGATGTCACGCACATCCTCTCGGAGCGCAGTAACCAGCTGAACACCCTGATCCTCAACGCCGACGACTTGCTCTCGACGCTGGTGGAGCGGAGGCAGGCGATCGTGCGACTGCTCGCCAGCACCTCCGCGGTGGCCAAGCAGCTCTCCGGGCTGGTGCACGACAACGAGGCAAAGCTGGCGCCGACGCTGACCAAGCTGAACTCCGTGACCGCGATGCTGGAAGACAACCGCGACAACCTCGCCAAAGCGATCCCGGGTTTGGCCAAATTCGAGTTGACTCAGGGTGAGACCGTGTCCAGCGGCTTCTACTACAACCCGTTCATCCCGAACATCTTCACGCTGCAGTTCTTCCAGTGGTTGTTCGACTACGCCTTCGGCTTCCGTGCTTACGGTGCCCCGGGCCAACCGCCGGACAACGCCGGCCCGCGGGCCTTGCTGCCGTTCCCGTTCAACCAGAACCCGGGAGGGTCGCGATGA
- a CDS encoding aldehyde dehydrogenase family protein: MSVQDTGKNHVGDRPTGGCGESGNNPDRRLLIDGRLVTTANTFPTINPASGEVLGYAPDAGVDVAQQAIAAARRAFDTTSWSTDVEFRIRCLDQLHRALLDHAEELRELTIAEVGATRALTHGAQLDEPIGIVRFYADLLRTYEFSDDLGETESRGMRHHRWVEKEAAGVVAAIIAYNYPNQLALAKLPPALAAGCTVVLKGAPDTPLITLALGELIANHTDIPPGVVNVLSSSDPAVGEALTTSPDVDVVTFTGSTAVGRKIMAAASDTVKRVFLELGGKSAVIMLDDADFAGAAMFAAFSMVTHAGQGCALTSRLLVPKKHHDEIVELIAQNFAKVRHGDPADPKTFMGPLINERQRDKVDGMVARAVAAGATLVTGGKRLEPGFCYAPTLLTNVDPDSEIAQDEVFGPVLVVIGYDDDDDAVRIANNSIYGLAGAVFSRDQDRALSVARRIRAGSFSVNGGNYFGADSPFGGFKQSGVGREMGVAGLEEFLENKTFAMPAAQGVGA; encoded by the coding sequence ATGTCAGTGCAGGACACGGGGAAGAACCACGTCGGTGATCGTCCGACCGGTGGCTGCGGCGAGTCCGGCAACAACCCTGACCGGCGATTGCTGATCGACGGCCGGCTGGTGACAACGGCGAACACGTTTCCCACCATTAACCCCGCCTCCGGTGAGGTGCTGGGATATGCGCCCGACGCCGGCGTTGACGTGGCGCAGCAGGCCATCGCGGCGGCGCGGCGGGCCTTCGACACCACCAGCTGGTCCACCGACGTCGAGTTCCGCATCCGTTGTCTGGATCAGTTGCACCGGGCGTTGCTCGACCATGCCGAGGAGTTGCGCGAGCTGACCATCGCCGAAGTCGGTGCCACCCGTGCGCTGACCCACGGCGCGCAATTAGACGAGCCAATCGGCATCGTCCGGTTCTACGCCGACTTGTTGCGTACCTATGAATTTTCCGATGACCTCGGCGAGACGGAGTCGCGTGGCATGCGCCACCACCGCTGGGTGGAAAAAGAAGCCGCGGGCGTGGTCGCGGCGATCATCGCCTACAACTACCCGAACCAGCTCGCGCTGGCCAAGCTGCCTCCCGCGCTCGCCGCCGGCTGCACCGTCGTACTCAAGGGCGCGCCGGACACGCCCTTGATCACCCTGGCCCTGGGCGAGCTGATCGCCAACCACACCGACATCCCGCCCGGCGTCGTCAACGTGCTCAGCTCGTCGGACCCGGCGGTGGGCGAAGCGCTGACCACCAGTCCCGACGTTGACGTGGTGACCTTCACCGGATCCACGGCGGTCGGGCGCAAGATCATGGCCGCCGCCAGCGACACCGTCAAGCGCGTCTTCCTGGAGCTGGGCGGCAAGTCCGCGGTGATCATGCTCGACGACGCCGACTTCGCCGGCGCGGCCATGTTCGCCGCGTTCAGCATGGTCACCCACGCCGGCCAGGGCTGCGCGCTAACCTCGCGGCTGCTGGTTCCCAAGAAGCACCACGACGAGATCGTCGAGCTGATCGCGCAAAACTTCGCCAAGGTCCGCCACGGTGACCCGGCCGATCCGAAAACCTTTATGGGACCGCTGATCAACGAGCGTCAGCGCGACAAGGTCGACGGCATGGTCGCGCGGGCCGTCGCCGCGGGTGCCACGCTGGTCACCGGAGGCAAGCGGTTGGAGCCCGGCTTCTGCTACGCACCGACCCTGCTCACCAACGTCGATCCGGACAGCGAGATCGCCCAGGACGAGGTGTTCGGGCCGGTCTTGGTGGTGATCGGGTACGACGATGACGACGACGCGGTGCGCATCGCCAACAACTCGATCTACGGTCTGGCCGGCGCGGTCTTCAGCCGCGACCAGGACCGTGCCCTGTCGGTGGCACGCCGGATTCGCGCCGGCTCGTTTTCGGTCAACGGCGGCAACTACTTCGGCGCGGACAGCCCGTTCGGCGGGTTCAAGCAGTCCGGAGTTGGTCGGGAGATGGGCGTCGCCGGACTCGAAGAGTTCTTGGAAAATAAGACGTTTGCCATGCCGGCCGCTCAGGGGGTAGGCGCGTGA
- a CDS encoding MCE family protein, with translation MMRRKGFKLALAVLLAVLLVVGAGVAIRNTFFRPTTIIAYFHTATAIYPGDDVRVSGLKVGTIESIKPAGTQAKMVMHVDHGISIPADAKAVIVAQNLVAARYVQLTPAYRSTGAVMADGAVIPVNRTATPVEWDEIKDQLMRLATDFGPNSKVSTPSVARFIDAAANALGGNGDKLRQTLGQLSALGRIFANGSGNLVDIIKNLQTFVGALRDSNVQLVQFNDRLASLTSVLDDNKSTLDAALTDLSSAVGEVQRFIAGSRDQTAEQITRLADLTQILVDNKMALQNVLHVAPNALANAYNDYDPDVGNVRGGVGLQNLSNPTNAFCSQIGALENVTSVETGKLCGLYLSPALKVFNPLTFFNFNYFPIPVNPFLAPAFDPKNVVYTEQRLAPGGEGPKPTAPELPPAVSAYTGLPGDVPEAPPPPGPPARIPGAAMPEPPPPSVPPAPAPAPQSVPELLLPAERPQP, from the coding sequence ATGATGCGGCGCAAGGGTTTCAAGCTGGCCCTGGCTGTCCTGCTGGCGGTGCTGCTCGTGGTCGGCGCGGGGGTCGCCATCCGCAACACGTTCTTCCGGCCCACCACGATCATCGCCTACTTCCACACTGCCACCGCCATCTATCCCGGTGACGATGTGCGCGTCTCTGGTCTGAAGGTCGGCACCATCGAATCGATCAAGCCGGCCGGAACTCAGGCCAAGATGGTGATGCACGTCGACCACGGCATCTCCATTCCGGCAGATGCGAAAGCCGTTATCGTCGCGCAAAATTTGGTGGCGGCACGTTATGTCCAGCTCACGCCCGCCTACCGCTCCACCGGCGCCGTCATGGCCGACGGCGCTGTGATACCCGTCAACCGGACGGCGACACCGGTGGAGTGGGACGAGATCAAGGACCAATTGATGCGGTTGGCAACCGATTTCGGCCCCAACAGCAAGGTGTCGACGCCGTCGGTGGCGCGGTTCATCGACGCCGCCGCCAACGCACTCGGCGGCAACGGCGACAAGCTGCGCCAGACGTTGGGCCAATTGTCTGCGCTGGGACGGATTTTCGCCAACGGCAGCGGCAACCTCGTCGACATCATCAAGAATCTGCAGACATTCGTCGGCGCCCTGCGCGACAGTAATGTCCAGCTCGTCCAGTTCAACGACCGACTGGCCAGCCTCACCAGCGTGCTCGACGACAACAAGTCCACCCTGGACGCGGCGCTGACGGACCTTTCGAGTGCGGTCGGAGAAGTGCAGCGGTTTATTGCGGGCAGCCGCGACCAGACCGCGGAGCAGATCACCCGGTTGGCCGACCTCACCCAGATTCTCGTCGACAACAAGATGGCACTGCAGAACGTGCTGCACGTGGCGCCGAACGCACTTGCCAACGCCTACAACGACTATGACCCCGACGTTGGCAACGTACGCGGCGGCGTCGGCCTACAGAATCTCAGCAATCCGACGAACGCCTTCTGCTCGCAGATCGGCGCGCTGGAGAACGTCACCTCGGTCGAGACCGGCAAGCTGTGCGGCCTGTACCTCAGTCCCGCACTGAAGGTGTTCAACCCGCTGACCTTTTTCAACTTCAACTACTTCCCGATTCCGGTGAACCCCTTCCTGGCACCGGCATTCGATCCGAAGAACGTCGTCTACACCGAGCAACGACTGGCCCCGGGCGGCGAAGGGCCGAAGCCGACCGCGCCCGAGTTGCCGCCCGCTGTATCGGCGTACACCGGGTTGCCAGGCGACGTTCCCGAAGCACCGCCTCCGCCGGGACCGCCGGCGCGGATACCGGGAGCCGCGATGCCCGAGCCGCCGCCGCCGAGTGTGCCGCCGGCGCCGGCGCCGGCGCCGCAGAGCGTGCCGGAGCTGCTGCTGCCCGCCGAAAGGCCGCAACCATGA
- a CDS encoding MCE family protein, with product MTSHVPAGRHSPSTRGRSHHHGRPKPRPYVRPLMGLATVVVILAIVAVSIGLFNSEFTESVPVTVVSPRAGLVMNPEAKVKMRGVMVGKVESIEERPNGQAVLHLAMQPSAMRLIPRNVLVDIASTTVFGAKFVELVPPDQPSQQSLQPHQVLEGKGVTVEVNTVFQQLTNLLSNIDPAKLNETLGAIASAMNGRGHKIGQALSDLDAFLAKQDPALPALNHDLSVLPVVSNAYADAAPDLIGSAENAIRISKSVVEEQQNLDAFLISSIGLADIGNEVIGGNRQALTDVLHLLLPTTNLTNEYHQALWCGLAGSLVNLHSPNLPEPMIKVLVYIGFGAERYRYPSNLPKVAATGGPQCQTLPVVPFDVAPPFVVADVGANPMEYGNQQLLLNSDALKQLLYGPIDGPPRNTMQIGQPG from the coding sequence GTGACATCACATGTGCCGGCGGGCCGGCATAGCCCCAGCACCAGAGGACGATCGCACCACCACGGTCGGCCCAAGCCGCGCCCTTACGTGCGCCCGCTGATGGGCCTGGCCACCGTCGTCGTCATTCTCGCGATCGTCGCCGTCTCCATCGGGTTGTTCAACAGTGAGTTCACCGAGAGCGTGCCCGTGACCGTGGTGTCGCCGCGCGCCGGCCTGGTGATGAACCCGGAAGCCAAAGTGAAGATGCGCGGGGTCATGGTGGGCAAGGTCGAGTCCATCGAGGAACGCCCGAACGGTCAGGCGGTTTTGCACCTGGCGATGCAGCCGTCGGCAATGCGTCTCATTCCGCGCAACGTTCTCGTCGACATCGCCTCCACGACGGTCTTCGGCGCCAAGTTCGTCGAGCTGGTACCGCCCGACCAGCCTTCGCAGCAGAGCCTGCAACCGCATCAGGTACTCGAAGGCAAGGGCGTGACCGTCGAGGTGAACACGGTCTTCCAACAGCTCACCAACCTGCTGTCCAACATCGATCCCGCCAAGCTTAACGAAACGCTCGGCGCGATCGCCTCGGCGATGAACGGCCGCGGGCACAAGATCGGGCAGGCGCTGTCCGACCTCGATGCCTTTCTGGCCAAGCAGGATCCGGCGCTGCCCGCGCTGAACCATGACCTCTCGGTGCTGCCCGTGGTGAGCAACGCCTACGCCGACGCGGCGCCGGACCTGATCGGCTCCGCCGAGAACGCGATCAGGATCAGCAAGTCGGTCGTTGAAGAGCAACAGAACCTGGACGCGTTCCTGATCAGCTCGATCGGTTTGGCCGACATCGGCAATGAGGTGATCGGCGGGAACCGGCAGGCGCTGACCGATGTGCTGCACCTGCTGTTGCCGACGACCAACCTCACCAACGAGTATCACCAGGCGCTGTGGTGCGGTCTGGCCGGTTCTCTGGTGAATCTCCATTCGCCGAACCTGCCCGAACCGATGATCAAGGTGTTGGTCTACATCGGATTCGGCGCCGAGCGTTACCGCTATCCGAGCAACCTGCCCAAGGTGGCTGCAACCGGAGGGCCGCAGTGTCAGACGCTTCCGGTGGTGCCCTTCGACGTCGCGCCGCCGTTCGTGGTGGCTGACGTGGGCGCCAACCCGATGGAGTACGGGAACCAGCAGCTGTTGCTGAACTCCGACGCCCTCAAGCAACTGCTGTACGGGCCGATCGACGGACCGCCGCGCAACACGATGCAAATTGGACAACCCGGATGA
- a CDS encoding CaiB/BaiF CoA transferase family protein, translating to MKPLEGIRVLEVAMYGFVPSAGAVLREWGADVIKVEHAVTGDPQRGLRQTGMLRVEGDPNPNIEHANRGKRSIGLDMSVPEGKEVLYELARRADVFLTSFLPDHRQKFGIDVDDIRAINPKIVYARGSALGPRGNEATKGGYDMTAFWCRAGTAATITPMGYEGMINPPGPAYGDTISGTNLAGGIAAALLKRERTGEPSVVDVSLLGSGLWSLGHTVALTKHLGQLMQAPPPGIHGSPVNPLVGVYPTSDGRYISLVMMQPGKFWADVCRHIDCPELIDDPRFANGETIAANTAEAVEILTKVFATRTLSEWSERFATLAGPWAPVQDTLQAADDAQIRANEYLVRAGELELVANPVQFDVTAPQTGPAPGFAEQTDEILQELGLDWDRIIELKTAGAVT from the coding sequence GTGAAACCACTCGAAGGCATCCGCGTCCTGGAAGTCGCCATGTACGGGTTCGTCCCGTCGGCGGGGGCCGTGCTGCGCGAATGGGGAGCCGACGTCATCAAGGTCGAGCACGCGGTGACCGGTGACCCGCAGCGGGGGCTTCGCCAGACCGGCATGTTGCGCGTCGAGGGCGACCCCAACCCCAATATCGAACACGCCAACCGCGGCAAGCGCAGCATCGGCCTGGACATGTCGGTTCCGGAAGGCAAGGAGGTGCTCTACGAACTCGCCCGTCGCGCCGATGTGTTCCTGACCAGCTTCCTGCCCGACCATCGGCAGAAGTTCGGCATCGATGTCGACGACATACGGGCGATCAACCCGAAGATCGTCTACGCTCGCGGGAGCGCGCTCGGGCCACGCGGCAATGAAGCCACCAAGGGTGGCTACGACATGACCGCCTTCTGGTGTCGAGCCGGAACCGCGGCCACCATCACCCCGATGGGCTATGAGGGCATGATCAATCCGCCTGGGCCGGCGTATGGCGACACCATCTCCGGCACCAACCTGGCCGGTGGCATCGCCGCGGCTCTCCTCAAACGTGAGCGCACCGGCGAACCGTCGGTCGTCGACGTGTCGCTGCTGGGTAGCGGTCTGTGGTCGCTCGGGCATACCGTGGCGCTGACCAAGCACCTGGGTCAGCTGATGCAGGCGCCGCCTCCAGGCATTCATGGTTCGCCGGTCAACCCCCTGGTGGGGGTCTACCCCACGTCCGACGGACGCTACATCTCCCTGGTGATGATGCAGCCCGGCAAGTTCTGGGCCGATGTGTGCCGGCACATCGACTGTCCGGAACTGATCGACGACCCGCGTTTCGCGAACGGCGAGACGATCGCCGCCAATACCGCGGAAGCAGTGGAAATCTTGACCAAAGTCTTCGCAACCCGCACTCTTTCGGAGTGGAGCGAACGCTTTGCGACGCTCGCAGGACCATGGGCGCCGGTGCAGGACACCCTGCAAGCGGCCGACGACGCGCAGATCCGGGCGAACGAATACCTAGTGCGCGCAGGCGAACTCGAACTGGTCGCCAACCCGGTCCAGTTCGACGTCACCGCACCGCAGACCGGCCCGGCTCCCGGCTTCGCCGAGCAGACCGATGAGATCCTGCAGGAACTGGGCCTGGACTGGGACCGCATCATCGAACTCAAGACCGCGGGCGCGGTCACCTAG
- a CDS encoding MCE family protein, translated as MSNSRGMIIKFGAFALVMVLLTISLFFIFGQYQTGSTTEYSALFTDVSRLKEGQTVRVAGVRVGTVNSVELRADKKVLVKFDANHDVVLTGGTRAVIRYLNLVGDRYLELLDGPGNTKPLPGGSEIPIDRTAPALDLDLLLGGLKPVTKGLKAEDVNALSASLIEVFQGEGGTLQSLLSKTSSFSNTLADNRETVQALIDNLNTVVGTVDAEGTKFSGAIDRLERLISGLSSDRDTIGTAITALDNGTASIADLLTRARPPLSGTIDQLNRLAPLLDNDKNLLDISLKKLPNNYRKLTRLGAYGAWFPYYLCGLALRVSDLQYRTVEVGVTHQVTGRCAEPDA; from the coding sequence ATGAGCAACTCACGCGGGATGATCATCAAGTTCGGCGCCTTCGCGCTGGTCATGGTGCTGCTGACGATTTCGCTGTTCTTCATCTTCGGCCAGTACCAAACCGGTTCCACCACGGAGTATTCCGCGCTCTTCACCGATGTGTCGCGCCTGAAAGAGGGGCAGACCGTGCGGGTGGCCGGTGTCCGGGTGGGTACGGTGAACAGCGTCGAATTGCGAGCGGACAAAAAGGTTCTGGTGAAGTTCGACGCCAACCACGACGTGGTGCTCACCGGCGGCACCCGCGCCGTCATCCGCTACCTCAACCTCGTCGGCGACCGCTACCTCGAACTGCTCGACGGCCCGGGCAACACCAAGCCACTGCCGGGCGGTTCGGAGATCCCGATCGACCGCACCGCACCGGCCCTGGACCTCGACCTGCTGCTGGGCGGGTTGAAGCCGGTCACCAAGGGCCTCAAGGCCGAAGACGTCAACGCGCTGAGCGCGTCGCTGATCGAGGTGTTCCAGGGCGAGGGCGGTACCCTCCAGTCGTTGTTGTCCAAGACGTCGTCGTTCTCGAACACGTTGGCCGACAACCGCGAAACGGTGCAGGCCCTGATCGACAACCTCAACACCGTGGTCGGCACCGTCGACGCGGAAGGCACCAAGTTCTCCGGCGCGATCGACCGGCTGGAGCGCCTGATCAGCGGCCTGTCTTCGGACCGTGACACGATCGGCACCGCAATCACCGCGCTGGACAACGGGACAGCGTCGATCGCGGATCTGCTTACCCGCGCCCGCCCGCCGTTGTCCGGCACGATCGATCAGCTCAACCGGCTGGCACCGTTGCTGGACAACGACAAGAACCTCCTCGACATTTCGCTCAAGAAGCTGCCGAACAACTACCGCAAGCTGACCAGGCTGGGCGCCTACGGCGCGTGGTTCCCCTACTACCTGTGTGGACTTGCGCTGCGGGTCTCCGATCTGCAGTACCGAACGGTCGAGGTGGGCGTCACCCACCAGGTCACCGGAAGGTGTGCGGAACCCGATGCTTAA